One region of Primulina huaijiensis isolate GDHJ02 unplaced genomic scaffold, ASM1229523v2 scaffold11459, whole genome shotgun sequence genomic DNA includes:
- the LOC140965631 gene encoding mitochondrial pyruvate carrier 1-like, which translates to MASFKAFLNSPVGPKTTHFWGPVANWGFVIAGLVDMKKPPEMISGNMTGAMCIYSALFMRFAWMVQPRNYLLLACHASNESVQLYQLSRWAKGQGYLEQKKAETSSQ; encoded by the exons ATGGCTTCCTTCAAAGCATTTCTGAACAGTCCTGTTGGTCCCAAAACCACTCATTTTTGGGGTCCCGTAGCTAATTGGGGATTTGTTATAGCT GGACTTGTTGATATGAAAAAACCTCCAGAAATGATATCTGGAAACATGACTGGAG CTATGTGTATATATTCTGCATTGTTCATGAGGTTTGCATGGATGGTACAGCCTCGTAACTATCTGTTACTTGCTTGTCATGCTTCCAATGAGTCTGTGCAGCTCTATCAACTGTCCCGCTGGGCCAAGGGCCAAGG GTATCTGGAGCAAAAGAAAGCTGAGACTTCATCTCAGTGA